In Risungbinella massiliensis, a single window of DNA contains:
- the secF gene encoding protein translocase subunit SecF: MNYKMDFVKHRKFYYLFSIVLVIAGTISLFVQGLNLGIDFVSGTRLDFAFPQKVDQAKAEDVLQKAGLENTTTRIGGQNKEVLIVRLDRTVSSTELEKYRKALDTAFQTKVSVQEQVVNPIIGRELARNAIISILLASLIIVAYVAIRFKWRYAVAAIAALFYDALFTIGIFSLFQFEVDLVFIAAILTIVGYSVNDTIVIFDRIRENMILEKPKKLDHLKDIVNRSLNQTLVRSLNTVISVLLGALALFVFGGESIRYFSLALLLGLISGSYSSIFLASQLWLDMEWASMKKGPKKEKLDAIPAE, encoded by the coding sequence GTGAATTATAAAATGGATTTTGTCAAACATCGGAAGTTTTATTACCTCTTTTCTATCGTTCTCGTCATCGCAGGAACGATCTCATTGTTTGTGCAAGGCCTGAATTTAGGAATCGATTTTGTGAGTGGAACTCGCCTCGACTTTGCCTTTCCCCAAAAGGTAGATCAAGCAAAGGCAGAGGATGTGCTTCAAAAGGCAGGGTTAGAAAATACTACGACTCGTATCGGGGGACAGAATAAAGAGGTTCTAATCGTCCGATTGGATCGCACAGTTTCTTCTACTGAGTTGGAAAAATATCGCAAAGCACTTGATACAGCGTTTCAAACGAAAGTCTCTGTACAAGAACAAGTGGTGAATCCGATCATAGGTCGCGAGCTAGCACGAAATGCGATCATTTCCATCTTGCTGGCATCCCTTATTATTGTGGCATATGTCGCCATTCGCTTTAAATGGCGTTATGCTGTTGCGGCAATTGCTGCTCTCTTTTATGATGCGTTGTTTACGATTGGAATCTTTTCTCTTTTTCAATTCGAAGTAGATCTCGTCTTTATTGCGGCAATCTTGACGATTGTCGGATACTCAGTGAATGATACGATTGTAATCTTTGACCGGATAAGAGAAAACATGATTTTGGAAAAGCCGAAAAAACTAGACCATTTGAAGGATATCGTGAATCGGAGTCTAAACCAGACATTAGTTCGCTCGCTTAACACAGTCATTTCGGTATTACTTGGGGCATTGGCTCTATTCGTTTTTGGTGGAGAAAGCATTCGTTATTTCTCACTTGCTCTTCTTCTTGGATTGATCTCAGGTTCCTACTCTTCCATTTTCCTCGCTTCTCAACTTTGGCTAGATATGGAATGGGCTTCTATGAAAAAAGGACCGAAAAAAGAGAAGTTGGATGCTATTCCAGCTGAATAA
- the secD gene encoding protein translocase subunit SecD — MKRKKGRIVLFMVLVVALLATVASTTMPVWNGIPKGLDLQGGFEVLYQAEAGQKVSAVTLKDAAASIQRRIDVLGVNEPEITVEEPNRIRVQLAGVQDPKKAREILGKPANLTFRTPDGKTVLIDGKDLVQGASKVEYDQFNQPQVAVKFKDPKKFEDITRQYIGQTIPIYLDEDQLSNPTISSVIPGGNAVITGVGTVDEAQQLADLLNAGALPIKLKEIQSFAVDASLGAESLQLSLQAGAYAILAIFIFMIGYYRIPGLVTVITLVAYGWLVLLTFYAFNMTLTLPGIAAFILGIGMAVDANVIMNERIREELRNGRNVKAAVKHGSTRSFGTITDANLTTILGGVVLFIFGTAGVKGFSVSLIAGILVSFVTAVGFARLLIYLLVSSNYLKKPSAFQVKGDEIGEL; from the coding sequence ATGAAGCGCAAAAAGGGAAGAATTGTCCTTTTTATGGTTCTGGTAGTCGCGTTGCTAGCAACTGTAGCTTCTACGACAATGCCTGTTTGGAACGGAATCCCAAAAGGACTCGACTTGCAAGGTGGATTTGAAGTATTGTATCAAGCGGAAGCAGGTCAGAAAGTGTCAGCTGTAACATTAAAAGATGCTGCTGCTTCGATCCAACGTCGAATCGATGTATTGGGAGTGAATGAACCAGAAATCACAGTCGAAGAACCAAATCGAATTCGTGTCCAGTTAGCTGGAGTTCAAGATCCGAAAAAAGCGAGAGAGATTTTAGGTAAACCTGCCAATTTAACGTTCCGCACTCCAGATGGAAAGACAGTATTGATCGATGGAAAAGATCTGGTACAAGGCGCTTCCAAGGTTGAATATGATCAATTCAATCAACCTCAAGTAGCTGTGAAATTTAAGGATCCAAAAAAGTTTGAAGATATCACTCGGCAATATATCGGACAAACTATTCCTATCTATTTAGACGAAGATCAATTGAGCAATCCTACGATTAGCAGTGTGATTCCAGGTGGTAACGCGGTAATTACGGGAGTGGGAACAGTAGATGAGGCACAGCAATTGGCAGATTTACTCAACGCTGGTGCACTTCCCATTAAGTTAAAGGAGATTCAGAGCTTTGCGGTAGATGCTAGTCTGGGAGCAGAATCACTTCAGCTAAGTCTACAAGCCGGAGCGTATGCGATTCTGGCTATCTTTATCTTTATGATTGGATATTATCGGATCCCAGGTTTGGTTACTGTAATCACCCTCGTTGCATATGGTTGGTTGGTGTTGCTTACGTTCTATGCATTTAACATGACACTCACATTACCAGGAATCGCTGCCTTTATATTAGGGATTGGGATGGCGGTGGATGCCAACGTGATTATGAATGAACGGATTCGAGAAGAACTTCGGAATGGCCGTAATGTGAAAGCAGCAGTCAAACATGGTTCTACCAGATCTTTTGGGACCATTACAGATGCTAACTTAACTACCATTCTCGGAGGAGTTGTTCTCTTTATCTTTGGTACAGCAGGTGTAAAAGGTTTTTCGGTCTCCTTGATCGCAGGTATTCTTGTAAGCTTTGTCACTGCGGTGGGCTTTGCTCGTCTACTCATCTATCTCTTGGTCTCTTCCAACTACCTCAAGAAACCAAGCGCTTTCCAAGTGAAGGGAGATGAGATCGGTGAATTATAA
- a CDS encoding post-transcriptional regulator has translation MKRPSPLRSVNRKPQDSTSGMMGDQELFNSVERLCEVKAEEFRMCGYENVTSEQIWACVSESYRRGLPRVNRLVNDIMSLKANNFMNWLMVSVYKQP, from the coding sequence ATGAAGAGACCATCACCATTACGGTCGGTCAATCGAAAACCCCAAGATTCTACTTCTGGTATGATGGGGGATCAAGAATTGTTCAATAGTGTGGAAAGACTTTGTGAAGTAAAAGCAGAAGAGTTCCGCATGTGTGGTTACGAAAATGTGACCAGTGAGCAAATTTGGGCATGTGTATCCGAGAGTTACCGTCGAGGATTACCACGAGTAAATCGTTTAGTAAATGACATTATGTCACTAAAAGCAAATAACTTTATGAACTGGCTTATGGTCAGTGTCTACAAACAACCTTAA
- the spoVB gene encoding stage V sporulation protein B has product MSKQSFLYGTLILVGAGFITKILGFIYRIALSRIIGDEGMGLFQMAFPILIFLIVITTAGIPVAISKLVSEAEAKEEEHKIQAILIVSILVVTITSVTVTISVFFLAPFIANYLLTDERTIYSFLAMSPVIPIIAISSVFRGYFQGRQNMTPFAISQIVEQIIRIFTVLALAKMLLPYGIAIASAGAMIGMVVGEFMGMLYLLYSYRKDPQKPDKPIFTIQRVMFTKQWWIEQKETLQSLARIAGPVTFSRMIGSLSYAVEPIVVAQSLAFAGIATAASTALYGQLEGMALPLVFFPAFITYALTVSLVPAISEAAAQKKTDIVERRLQQAIRLSLLIGAPCTLMVYLMAEPLSLLLYQHPEVGKLIQVMAPFSLFYYLQGPFASVLQGLDKASIAMRNSIIGAVIKIILIFILASRPDLGIIGVAMAINFGIIVVTGLHFFSIAKLVPISIHIRELVKLSLAVGITGMIIYYLMGQEQSPLVTRVLLSMLSGFCVYFMGLMFLGLIKKEDVIRVPYIGPWLSKRLPY; this is encoded by the coding sequence ATGAGTAAACAGAGCTTTTTGTACGGGACTCTGATCCTCGTCGGTGCAGGTTTTATTACCAAAATACTAGGATTTATCTATCGAATTGCGCTTTCCCGCATTATTGGAGACGAAGGAATGGGACTCTTTCAAATGGCTTTCCCCATTCTGATCTTCCTCATCGTCATCACCACAGCTGGTATCCCAGTCGCTATTTCCAAGCTGGTATCTGAGGCAGAAGCCAAAGAAGAAGAACATAAAATACAGGCAATCCTTATTGTATCAATTTTGGTCGTAACCATCACCAGTGTAACTGTTACCATTTCTGTTTTTTTTCTAGCACCATTCATTGCCAACTATTTATTGACTGACGAGCGTACCATTTATTCTTTCTTGGCAATGTCTCCTGTGATCCCTATCATTGCGATTTCATCCGTTTTTCGGGGATACTTTCAAGGTCGTCAAAATATGACCCCATTTGCTATCTCTCAAATTGTGGAACAGATCATCCGCATTTTTACGGTACTCGCTCTAGCTAAGATGCTGTTACCCTATGGGATTGCAATTGCCTCAGCCGGGGCGATGATCGGGATGGTAGTTGGTGAATTTATGGGGATGCTCTATCTATTATACTCCTATCGTAAAGATCCCCAAAAGCCTGACAAGCCTATTTTTACTATCCAACGAGTCATGTTTACGAAGCAGTGGTGGATAGAACAGAAAGAGACCCTACAAAGTTTAGCTAGAATTGCGGGTCCAGTCACGTTTAGCAGAATGATCGGCTCGCTATCTTATGCTGTAGAGCCTATTGTAGTAGCTCAAAGTTTGGCATTTGCTGGCATTGCTACAGCAGCCTCCACTGCCTTGTATGGACAGCTGGAAGGAATGGCATTACCTCTTGTCTTCTTCCCAGCATTTATCACCTATGCTCTGACTGTTTCTCTTGTCCCAGCGATCAGTGAAGCTGCCGCCCAAAAAAAGACCGATATAGTAGAGAGACGTCTACAACAAGCAATTCGTCTGTCTCTCTTAATAGGTGCCCCCTGTACTTTAATGGTCTATCTAATGGCAGAACCACTCTCTCTTTTGCTCTATCAACATCCAGAGGTAGGAAAACTAATCCAAGTGATGGCTCCTTTTTCGTTGTTCTACTATTTACAAGGTCCCTTTGCATCCGTGCTACAAGGACTAGACAAGGCAAGTATCGCCATGCGTAATTCCATCATTGGTGCAGTCATCAAGATTATCTTGATCTTTATCTTAGCGTCTCGTCCTGACCTAGGAATTATAGGTGTAGCGATGGCAATCAATTTTGGGATTATCGTAGTCACCGGGCTTCATTTCTTTAGCATCGCAAAACTAGTCCCGATTAGCATCCATATACGAGAGTTAGTTAAACTAAGCCTCGCAGTTGGAATCACGGGGATGATCATCTATTACTTGATGGGACAAGAACAAAGTCCACTTGTCACCCGAGTTCTCCTCTCCATGCTAAGCGGTTTTTGTGTTTATTTCATGGGCTTAATGTTTCTCGGACTCATCAAAAAAGAGGATGTTATCCGCGTCCCCTACATTGGCCCATGGCTCTCCAAACGGTTACCCTATTAA
- a CDS encoding DUF421 domain-containing protein, whose amino-acid sequence MDIWVSVLRTIFLYFFIILIMRLMGKREIGQLSVFDLIVFFMIAEISVFLLEDSNMPLLTGLAPMITLVVLQIACSMILLKSSKLRRLVDGDPVFLIKKGHIQDKQMEKLRYNMDDLMQQLREKNIANLADVEFAILEPSGKLSVFPKEEVQPPSRKELLPTIAKKFVLPTAVILDGKVQKEGLEEINQTIFWLKQQIQKQGYKDFKEIFYASYHPNDEELYIDPKDS is encoded by the coding sequence GTGGATATTTGGGTTTCCGTTTTGCGAACCATTTTTCTCTATTTCTTTATCATTTTGATTATGAGATTGATGGGGAAGCGAGAAATTGGGCAGCTCTCTGTCTTTGATCTGATCGTGTTTTTTATGATTGCGGAGATATCTGTATTTTTGCTAGAGGATAGTAATATGCCTCTTTTAACTGGACTAGCCCCTATGATTACGTTGGTAGTACTCCAGATAGCCTGTTCGATGATCCTATTAAAAAGTTCGAAACTTCGTCGCTTAGTAGATGGAGACCCCGTTTTCTTGATTAAAAAAGGGCATATTCAAGATAAGCAGATGGAGAAACTTCGTTACAATATGGATGATCTCATGCAGCAACTCCGTGAAAAAAATATAGCCAATTTGGCTGATGTAGAATTTGCTATTTTGGAGCCATCCGGAAAGCTATCTGTTTTCCCAAAAGAAGAAGTACAACCACCATCCAGAAAAGAGCTTTTACCAACTATCGCAAAGAAGTTTGTATTGCCAACCGCAGTGATCTTGGATGGGAAAGTACAAAAAGAAGGATTAGAAGAAATAAATCAGACCATCTTTTGGCTAAAACAACAAATTCAAAAACAAGGATATAAAGATTTTAAAGAAATTTTTTATGCAAGTTATCATCCGAATGATGAGGAACTGTATATTGACCCGAAAGATAGTTAA
- a CDS encoding TIGR04086 family membrane protein → MDQLMDSFRRGWRNPWFAGQMLTWIIVVILSFIVALLLRYTSMGSTTLPAITFFINAIGLLCGGYMSGKRAGQRGWFFGGMQGVIYTLILGLISFLAFDLQMQSNLLLFMLSSFGLGALGGIFGVNAGDE, encoded by the coding sequence ATGGATCAATTAATGGATTCGTTTCGCCGTGGCTGGCGTAACCCATGGTTTGCTGGACAAATGCTCACTTGGATCATCGTCGTCATTCTCTCTTTTATCGTCGCATTACTGCTACGATATACTTCTATGGGTAGTACTACACTACCAGCTATTACCTTTTTCATTAATGCGATTGGTTTATTATGCGGTGGGTATATGTCAGGAAAAAGAGCTGGACAGCGAGGTTGGTTTTTTGGTGGGATGCAAGGCGTAATCTATACCCTTATTTTGGGACTTATCTCCTTCTTAGCTTTTGACCTACAAATGCAAAGTAATCTCTTATTATTCATGCTCAGTTCGTTTGGACTAGGTGCTTTAGGTGGGATTTTTGGAGTGAATGCAGGGGATGAATAA
- the yajC gene encoding preprotein translocase subunit YajC, whose product MPANYLSWIYLGAMVLLFYFVLIRPNQKRQKERVQMLNKVKKGDKVITIGGLHGTVMDITDERVTLKVSDNSRLVFERSAINSITTAEQEETQKEQEQEDK is encoded by the coding sequence ATGCCAGCTAACTATCTTTCATGGATTTACTTAGGAGCGATGGTGTTACTATTCTACTTCGTTCTGATCCGTCCAAATCAAAAGCGTCAAAAAGAGCGTGTTCAAATGCTTAACAAAGTGAAAAAAGGGGACAAAGTTATCACCATTGGTGGTCTTCATGGTACTGTAATGGATATTACCGATGAACGTGTTACCCTAAAAGTGAGTGATAACAGCCGTCTTGTCTTTGAACGCAGTGCAATCAACTCAATCACCACCGCAGAGCAAGAAGAGACTCAAAAAGAACAAGAACAAGAAGATAAGTAA
- the tgt gene encoding tRNA guanosine(34) transglycosylase Tgt: protein MTISCRLGYSSRRKPSLAVRYELIKQCKQSGARLGRLHTPHGVIETPIFMPVGTQATVKTMAPEELKEMNAQIILSNTYHLFLRPGHEIVKEAGGLHSFMNWDRPILTDSGGFQVFSLSGLRKITEEGVEFRSHLSGEKLYLTPEKSMEIQNALGADIIMAFDECPPYPAEKQYVADSTERTYRWLKRCIEAHGRKEDQALFGIVQGGMHEDLRRKSAEQQIELDLPGYAIGGLSVGEPKDIMYEVLSYTTPYLPKDKARYLMGVGSPDALIEGAIHGVDMFDCVLPTRIARNGTCMTSEGRLVVRNAKYMKDFGPLDPNCDCYTCRNYSRAYLRHLIKADETFGLRLTTYHNLYFLLGLMKKVRQAILEDRLLDFRNEFLIQYYGTTEPTTAF, encoded by the coding sequence ATGACAATCTCTTGTAGATTGGGTTACAGTAGTAGGAGGAAACCCTCATTGGCTGTTCGATATGAACTAATTAAACAATGCAAGCAGTCAGGGGCCCGACTTGGGCGTCTTCATACTCCGCACGGTGTGATCGAGACCCCTATCTTTATGCCTGTGGGTACACAAGCCACAGTAAAGACGATGGCTCCCGAAGAACTGAAGGAGATGAACGCTCAGATTATTCTGAGCAATACATACCATTTATTCTTGCGACCAGGCCACGAGATTGTAAAGGAAGCTGGGGGACTGCATTCCTTTATGAACTGGGATCGGCCAATTCTAACTGATAGTGGTGGATTTCAAGTTTTCTCACTCAGTGGCTTACGTAAGATCACCGAAGAGGGAGTCGAATTCCGCTCTCATCTCAGCGGAGAAAAGTTATATCTCACTCCTGAAAAGTCGATGGAGATTCAAAATGCACTTGGTGCTGATATCATCATGGCTTTTGATGAATGTCCCCCATACCCAGCAGAGAAACAATATGTAGCTGATTCAACAGAGCGTACATATCGTTGGCTCAAGCGTTGCATCGAGGCACATGGCAGAAAAGAGGATCAAGCTCTTTTTGGCATAGTCCAAGGAGGGATGCATGAAGATCTTCGTCGCAAAAGTGCTGAACAACAGATTGAATTAGATCTACCAGGTTACGCCATTGGTGGGCTTAGTGTAGGAGAACCAAAAGATATCATGTATGAGGTACTCTCTTATACCACACCGTATCTACCAAAAGATAAAGCACGTTATCTGATGGGAGTAGGATCACCTGATGCGCTAATTGAAGGTGCGATTCACGGAGTGGATATGTTTGATTGTGTATTGCCGACTCGTATTGCTCGTAATGGTACCTGTATGACGAGCGAAGGACGTCTGGTTGTGCGCAATGCCAAGTATATGAAAGATTTTGGTCCACTGGATCCAAATTGTGATTGCTACACTTGTCGCAACTATAGTAGAGCCTATCTGCGTCATTTGATCAAAGCAGATGAAACCTTTGGTCTTCGATTGACCACGTATCACAATCTATACTTCCTGTTAGGTTTGATGAAAAAAGTAAGACAAGCGATTTTAGAGGATCGATTGCTAGATTTTCGCAACGAATTCCTCATTCAATATTATGGAACTACCGAACCGACTACTGCTTTTTAG